From a region of the Candidatus Cloacimonadota bacterium genome:
- the istA gene encoding IS21 family transposase, producing the protein MVQYDYIRFLYYNQNKSKRAIAREVGVHRNTVTKAIENPEQRYNLTVERDKPVNHSIIDRVKWLITDNQVKPKKHRLTKTRMYNLLCEEGYKGSYSAFTYLTRQIEEEFNINSKEAYLKLNPIKGSMQVDFGEMVVMHNQVPRKVYVFCAKLCYSKIEFVIAYPYQRTEYFFDGLNSAFAFFGGVPRKVIFDNLKPAVKEILEGPDRELQEEFLKFKSFYCFEAIFCGPGKGNEKGMIENLVKYVRNNYFLPYLEFTDFESLNSRLLKECQQRLEKGIHKGEAWTKLVLMEEFLPFEEVYQYARITSSSVDTYQLIHVDRNRYSVPTRYVGKKVQVRIYPFKIIVSYKGVVIAEHNRLFGRDKECLNPYHYLALLQKKARAYDQAKVIQDWKLPAIYEEYHRQLKAHSQSNSKGTREFVDILKLTEKYGLGTIGKILKKLDETGQYSYQAVLSLLRCQTECTRGTRPLAEEHLQHLKIGDIKTSHLPLSAYDSLVGEGGCAL; encoded by the coding sequence CGTGCAATAGCTAGGGAGGTAGGTGTCCATCGCAATACAGTAACGAAGGCTATAGAGAATCCAGAACAAAGATATAATTTAACTGTTGAACGTGATAAACCAGTTAACCATAGTATTATAGACAGAGTTAAATGGCTAATAACAGATAATCAGGTCAAGCCCAAAAAGCATCGTCTAACCAAGACTCGCATGTATAATCTCTTATGTGAAGAAGGTTATAAAGGAAGTTATTCCGCCTTCACTTATTTAACAAGACAAATCGAAGAAGAGTTCAATATCAACTCAAAAGAAGCATATCTTAAACTGAATCCTATCAAAGGAAGCATGCAGGTTGATTTTGGCGAAATGGTGGTGATGCACAATCAGGTGCCCAGGAAAGTTTATGTCTTTTGCGCTAAGCTCTGCTATAGCAAGATAGAGTTTGTTATAGCTTATCCCTATCAACGTACAGAATATTTCTTTGATGGACTAAATTCGGCATTTGCCTTCTTCGGCGGTGTGCCCCGCAAGGTTATTTTCGATAATTTAAAACCAGCTGTAAAAGAGATATTAGAAGGACCAGATAGAGAACTGCAAGAAGAATTTCTGAAATTTAAGTCCTTTTACTGCTTTGAAGCTATATTTTGTGGTCCAGGAAAGGGGAATGAAAAAGGAATGATCGAGAATTTAGTAAAATACGTAAGGAATAACTATTTCCTTCCCTATCTCGAATTTACCGACTTTGAATCGCTCAACAGCAGACTGTTAAAAGAATGCCAGCAAAGACTGGAAAAAGGCATCCATAAAGGTGAGGCTTGGACTAAATTGGTTCTTATGGAAGAGTTTCTTCCTTTTGAGGAGGTTTATCAATATGCCCGTATTACGAGCTCCTCTGTTGATACCTATCAATTGATTCATGTAGATAGAAATAGATATTCCGTTCCAACTAGGTATGTGGGCAAGAAAGTCCAAGTTAGGATCTATCCCTTTAAGATTATCGTTAGCTACAAGGGAGTGGTAATCGCTGAACACAACCGGCTATTTGGTAGGGACAAAGAATGTCTGAACCCCTACCACTATCTTGCCCTTCTCCAAAAGAAAGCACGAGCTTATGATCAGGCTAAAGTGATACAAGATTGGAAGTTACCAGCAATTTATGAAGAATATCATAGGCAGCTGAAAGCGCATAGTCAATCAAATTCAAAAGGAACCAGGGAATTTGTTGATATCTTAAAATTAACAGAAAAGTACGGGTTGGGCACTATCGGTAAAATCCTCAAGAAATTAGATGAAACGGGCCAGTATAGCTATCAAGCAGTGTTGAGCCTACTGCGCTGCCAAACAGAGTGTACCAGGGGTACAAGGCCGTTAGCAGAAGAACATTTACAACACCTTAAGATAGGCGATATCAAGACAAGCCATCTCCCGCTATCAGCATATGACAGCCTTGTCGGGGAAGGAGGATGCGCATTATGA